Proteins encoded in a region of the Corynebacterium breve genome:
- a CDS encoding prolyl oligopeptidase family serine peptidase: MDTSISPELLDDITAPEALAWAGSWSAKTLAGRDFTALQSRIREVLDTEARIPYVTRRGEFLYNFWRDASHPRGLWRRTTLDSYLSESPTWQVLIDVDALAATEGEDWVWKGAHVRTPDYDRALIRLSRGGADATVIREFDITSCEFLRNGFTLPEAKSDVSWVDLDTVLVGTDTGEESLTSSGYPVEVRTWRRGESIEDSEVFARGNYDDVLLGAWHDPTPGFERTVVARAIDFYNTITSVSTERGLQTLELPTDCEPVLHQQWLFILPRTDFGAVPAGALAVIELDSFLDGSREFTLLLVPDAHTSIASLAFTASTLLVTSLVDVATHISAFELGTWQRSELAIPEASTASVVATSPLDGDEYWINASSFSTPSTLLRNGETAKQAPSLFDDTGLETRQHWAESADGTKIPYFITGDFSLGKRPTLVGGYGGFEVSLTPGYSAVRGISWLEKGYYFVQPNLRGGGEFGPQWHSQVVKTNRHKVWEDHHAVLLDLVARGYCEAQHIGIRGGSNGGLLTSGALVQYPEAFGAAVIQVPLTDMLRYHTLSAGASWMAEYGNPDDPEERAAIEKWSPLHNVSSTSVYPPALVTTSTRDDRVHPAHARTFALALAKAGQPVDYYENTAGGHAGAADNEQTSRVEALIYSWLEEKLATRVSK, encoded by the coding sequence ATGGATACTTCAATCTCGCCAGAGCTTCTCGACGACATCACCGCCCCCGAAGCCCTCGCCTGGGCCGGATCCTGGTCTGCGAAGACCTTGGCAGGCCGTGACTTCACCGCCTTGCAAAGCAGAATCCGCGAAGTGTTGGACACCGAGGCCCGCATCCCCTACGTCACCCGGCGCGGCGAATTCCTTTACAACTTCTGGCGCGACGCCTCCCACCCGCGTGGACTGTGGCGGCGCACCACCCTAGACAGCTACCTTTCCGAGTCCCCCACCTGGCAGGTGCTCATCGACGTCGACGCACTCGCCGCCACCGAGGGTGAAGACTGGGTTTGGAAAGGCGCTCACGTCCGAACCCCCGATTACGACCGTGCGCTCATCCGGCTCTCCCGAGGTGGCGCCGACGCGACAGTTATCCGCGAATTCGACATCACGTCGTGCGAATTCCTTCGCAATGGATTCACACTACCGGAGGCGAAGTCAGACGTGAGCTGGGTTGACCTTGATACGGTGCTGGTCGGGACCGATACCGGCGAGGAATCGTTGACGTCTTCCGGCTACCCAGTCGAAGTGCGCACCTGGCGGCGCGGTGAATCCATCGAGGACAGCGAAGTCTTCGCACGAGGCAACTACGACGACGTGCTCCTGGGTGCGTGGCACGATCCCACGCCAGGTTTCGAGCGCACCGTGGTAGCTCGTGCAATCGATTTTTACAACACGATCACGTCGGTTTCTACCGAACGCGGCCTGCAAACCCTCGAACTCCCCACCGATTGCGAACCCGTGTTACACCAGCAGTGGTTGTTTATCCTTCCGCGTACCGACTTCGGAGCCGTGCCTGCCGGAGCATTGGCTGTCATCGAATTAGATAGCTTCCTCGACGGCAGCCGCGAGTTCACCTTGTTGCTCGTGCCTGATGCCCACACCTCAATTGCGTCGCTTGCGTTCACAGCGTCAACGCTGCTGGTCACTTCTCTTGTCGACGTCGCTACCCACATCAGCGCATTCGAGCTAGGCACGTGGCAGCGCTCGGAACTAGCGATTCCGGAGGCTTCAACCGCATCAGTCGTTGCGACAAGCCCGCTTGATGGCGACGAGTATTGGATCAACGCGTCGTCGTTTAGCACGCCTTCGACGCTGCTTCGCAACGGCGAGACAGCAAAGCAAGCACCTTCGCTTTTCGACGACACCGGCTTGGAAACTCGTCAACATTGGGCAGAATCCGCCGATGGGACAAAGATTCCGTACTTCATCACCGGCGACTTTTCCTTGGGCAAGCGCCCTACTCTGGTCGGTGGCTATGGAGGCTTCGAGGTGTCGCTAACCCCGGGGTACTCGGCCGTGCGGGGAATTAGCTGGTTGGAAAAGGGCTACTACTTTGTCCAGCCAAATCTGCGTGGCGGTGGCGAATTTGGCCCGCAATGGCATTCGCAAGTGGTCAAAACCAACAGGCACAAGGTGTGGGAAGACCACCACGCGGTCCTGCTCGATCTGGTTGCGCGCGGCTATTGCGAAGCCCAACACATCGGCATTCGCGGCGGATCCAACGGTGGCCTTTTGACGTCTGGTGCACTGGTGCAATACCCGGAGGCATTCGGGGCGGCTGTCATCCAAGTACCGCTGACGGATATGCTTCGCTACCACACCCTTTCCGCCGGAGCCTCCTGGATGGCGGAATACGGAAACCCTGACGATCCCGAGGAACGCGCTGCGATTGAAAAATGGTCGCCTTTGCACAACGTATCGTCGACAAGCGTGTATCCGCCGGCACTCGTGACGACTTCTACTCGCGACGACCGCGTCCACCCCGCCCACGCCCGCACCTTTGCTCTCGCGCTTGCGAAGGCTGGCCAACCCGTCGACTACTACGAAAATACTGCCGGCGGGCACGCTGGCGCGGCCGACAACGAGCAGACCTCGCGGGTGGAGGCACTTATCTATTCCTGGCTCGAGGAGAAGCTGGCGACTCGTGTCTCTAAGTAA
- a CDS encoding alpha/beta hydrolase, with protein sequence MNIKRSVIAACTAIAIAAGAVPANAADVTPEQAAAGAAQGVVKQLTSVPHAVTTGKPQTWLSYVDGKTILAYDVYSPSMDRDIPVAVVPAKDANGNRIDGAPTVYMLNGAGGAEQDADWLRQTEQLKFYQDKGVNVVIPQAGAFSYYTDWVTEDLHTPYLKGPQKWETFLTKELPGPIERELKADNRRAIVGFSMSATSALLLPEHNPGFYDAAASFSGCAATSSPLENQYLKLTLQRGGATPEMMWGPMGSPTNRYNDALLNADKLRGTDLYISSATGLASQTDTAGYLIGQGANPQAASAGAAVLQIEGGIIEAAVNKCTHDMKAKLDHLDIPAHFELRNTGTHSWAPWRLDMEKSWFQTIAPAFGM encoded by the coding sequence ATGAATATCAAGCGTTCCGTTATCGCAGCTTGCACTGCAATTGCCATCGCTGCTGGCGCCGTACCAGCCAACGCAGCAGACGTAACCCCAGAACAGGCAGCAGCTGGCGCTGCACAGGGCGTCGTTAAGCAGCTCACTTCCGTTCCTCACGCAGTAACCACCGGCAAGCCACAGACCTGGCTGTCTTACGTCGACGGCAAGACCATCCTTGCTTACGACGTCTACTCCCCATCCATGGACCGCGACATCCCAGTCGCAGTAGTTCCGGCGAAGGACGCAAACGGAAACCGCATCGACGGCGCACCAACCGTCTACATGCTCAACGGCGCAGGTGGCGCAGAGCAGGACGCAGATTGGCTTCGCCAGACCGAGCAGCTGAAGTTCTACCAGGACAAGGGTGTCAACGTCGTCATCCCACAGGCTGGCGCATTCTCCTACTACACCGACTGGGTCACCGAAGACCTGCACACCCCTTACCTCAAGGGCCCACAGAAGTGGGAAACCTTCCTGACCAAGGAACTCCCAGGCCCAATCGAGCGCGAACTCAAGGCAGACAACCGCCGCGCAATCGTCGGATTCTCCATGTCCGCAACCTCCGCCCTGCTCCTCCCAGAGCACAACCCTGGTTTCTACGACGCAGCAGCATCCTTCTCCGGCTGCGCAGCAACTTCCTCCCCACTGGAAAACCAGTACCTCAAGCTCACCCTCCAGCGTGGTGGCGCAACCCCTGAGATGATGTGGGGCCCAATGGGCAGCCCAACCAACCGCTACAACGACGCTCTTCTGAACGCCGATAAGCTCCGTGGCACCGACCTCTACATCTCCTCCGCAACCGGCCTGGCATCCCAGACCGACACCGCGGGCTACCTCATCGGCCAGGGTGCAAACCCACAGGCAGCATCCGCAGGCGCAGCAGTCCTGCAGATCGAAGGCGGCATCATCGAGGCAGCAGTAAACAAGTGCACCCACGACATGAAGGCAAAGCTCGACCACCTGGACATCCCAGCACACTTCGAGCTGCGCAACACCGGCACCCACTCCTGGGCACCATGGCGCCTAGACATGGAGAAGTCCTGGTTCCAGACCATCGCTCCAGCGTTCGGCATGTAA
- the lpdA gene encoding dihydrolipoyl dehydrogenase yields the protein MTQEHYDVVVLGAGPGGYVAAIRAAQLGKKVAVIEKQYWGGVCLNVGCIPSKALIKNAEVANIFTHEKKAFGIKGDVEMDYSDAHKRSRQVSDKIVGGIHYLMKKNKITEIHGLGSFKDAKTIEITEGDDQGKVVTFDDCIIATGSVVNTLRGVEFSENVVSFEEHILNPEAPQKMVIVGGGAIGMEFAYVLNAYGVDVTLIEYMDRVLPNEDPEISKTIAKVYKKLGVKILSGHATTAVRDNGDSVEVDYQKKGSDKTETITVDRVLVSVGFRPRTEGYGLENTGVELTERGAIAIDEYMRTNVDGIYAIGDVTAKLQLAHVAEAQGVVAAEVIAGAETQTLGDYLMMPRATFCNPQVASFGYTEEQAKEKWPEKEIKVSTFPFSANGKAVGANATEGFVKLIADAEYGELLGGHMVGDGVSDMTPQLTLAQRFDLTAGEIARNVHIHPTMSEAMKEAAHGIEGHMINF from the coding sequence GTGACTCAAGAACATTATGACGTAGTAGTACTCGGCGCTGGCCCTGGTGGCTATGTGGCCGCCATCCGTGCAGCACAGCTTGGCAAGAAAGTTGCTGTCATTGAGAAGCAGTACTGGGGAGGTGTGTGCCTCAACGTTGGTTGTATCCCTTCCAAGGCTCTGATCAAGAACGCTGAAGTTGCCAACATCTTCACGCATGAAAAGAAAGCCTTCGGCATCAAGGGCGATGTTGAGATGGATTACTCGGACGCGCACAAGCGTTCCCGCCAAGTCTCTGACAAGATCGTCGGCGGTATCCACTACCTGATGAAGAAGAATAAGATTACCGAGATTCACGGCCTTGGTTCTTTCAAGGACGCGAAGACCATCGAGATCACCGAGGGCGACGATCAGGGCAAGGTTGTTACTTTCGACGACTGCATCATCGCCACCGGTTCCGTGGTGAACACTCTGCGTGGCGTCGAGTTCTCTGAAAACGTTGTCTCTTTCGAGGAGCACATTCTCAACCCTGAGGCTCCACAAAAGATGGTGATCGTAGGCGGCGGCGCGATCGGTATGGAGTTCGCGTACGTGCTCAACGCGTACGGTGTCGACGTCACCCTGATCGAGTACATGGATCGCGTGCTGCCAAACGAGGATCCGGAAATCTCCAAGACCATTGCAAAGGTGTACAAGAAGCTTGGCGTGAAGATCTTGTCGGGCCACGCAACTACCGCTGTGCGCGACAATGGCGACTCGGTCGAGGTCGATTACCAGAAGAAGGGCTCGGATAAGACCGAGACCATCACCGTGGATCGCGTTTTGGTTTCCGTCGGCTTCCGTCCTCGCACCGAGGGCTACGGCCTAGAAAACACCGGCGTCGAGCTCACCGAGCGCGGCGCAATTGCGATCGACGAATACATGCGCACCAACGTTGACGGAATCTACGCCATCGGCGACGTCACTGCGAAACTGCAGCTCGCACACGTTGCAGAGGCACAGGGTGTCGTCGCGGCAGAGGTGATCGCAGGGGCTGAGACCCAGACCCTCGGCGACTACCTCATGATGCCACGCGCAACCTTCTGCAACCCTCAGGTCGCATCCTTCGGCTACACCGAGGAGCAGGCAAAGGAGAAATGGCCAGAGAAGGAAATCAAGGTGTCCACCTTCCCGTTCTCGGCAAACGGCAAGGCTGTCGGCGCGAACGCTACCGAGGGCTTTGTCAAGCTCATCGCAGACGCTGAGTACGGCGAGCTGCTCGGTGGTCACATGGTCGGCGATGGCGTTTCCGATATGACCCCACAGCTGACCCTGGCGCAACGCTTCGATCTCACTGCAGGCGAGATCGCGCGCAACGTCCACATCCACCCGACGATGTCGGAGGCGATGAAGGAAGCAGCGCATGGCATTGAAGGCCACATGATCAACTTCTAA
- the ramB gene encoding acetate metabolism transcriptional regulator RamB: MSKTYVGSRLRQLRRERNLSQAALASALDLSASYVNQIEHDVRPLTVPVLLRITEAFGVDATFFSRDDDSRLLAELKDVVADQEIAASDVEIQELSDLVYNHPTVARAMVDMHRRYRNVRDKLTMATDTRKTSQAISMPHDEVRDFFYSRQNYLNEIDHTAERLSLDLGVSQFGIRETEEAIRDRLVSRHNIEVTSMSGVDGTLHSFDPERGLLELSTILSTGQRAFRMASELAYLEASELIDEALADEPFTSEASINLARRGVASYFAAATILPYGLVHKESEQVGYDVDYLINAFGVGYETVASRLSTLQRPNLRGVPFTFVRVDRAGNMSKRQSATGFHFSTSGGTCPLWSIYESFNQPGEIVRQHAQMPDGRTYLWIARTVRHHRRKFQDTEKLFAIGLGCETRHADRTIYSIGLPLDDAEQATPIGSGCRVCPRQHCAQRAFPAIHLPLEIDPHSTAIAPY; this comes from the coding sequence ATGAGTAAGACGTACGTGGGCTCACGCCTTCGCCAACTCCGCCGCGAGCGCAACCTCAGCCAAGCCGCCCTCGCAAGCGCCCTTGACCTGTCCGCCAGCTACGTCAACCAAATCGAACACGACGTCCGACCACTGACGGTGCCTGTTCTGCTGCGCATTACCGAGGCTTTCGGCGTGGATGCCACGTTCTTCTCGCGTGACGACGACTCCCGGCTCCTCGCTGAGCTCAAAGACGTCGTCGCCGACCAAGAGATTGCCGCCAGCGACGTCGAGATCCAAGAGCTTTCCGACTTGGTCTACAACCACCCCACCGTCGCGCGTGCCATGGTCGACATGCACCGCCGTTACCGCAACGTGCGTGACAAGCTCACGATGGCCACCGATACCCGCAAGACCTCGCAGGCGATTTCAATGCCGCACGACGAGGTGCGCGACTTTTTCTACTCGCGCCAGAACTACCTCAACGAGATCGACCACACCGCCGAGCGCCTCTCCCTCGACCTCGGCGTGAGCCAGTTCGGCATCCGCGAGACCGAAGAAGCCATCCGCGACCGCCTCGTTTCCCGCCACAACATCGAAGTCACCTCGATGTCCGGTGTCGACGGCACCCTGCACTCCTTCGACCCCGAACGCGGCCTCCTCGAACTCTCAACCATCCTCTCCACCGGACAGCGCGCCTTCCGCATGGCCAGCGAGCTCGCATACCTCGAGGCATCCGAGCTTATCGACGAAGCGCTTGCCGACGAGCCATTCACCTCGGAGGCGTCGATCAACCTCGCGCGCCGCGGTGTGGCGAGCTACTTCGCGGCTGCGACGATTCTCCCCTACGGACTTGTCCACAAGGAGTCCGAACAGGTCGGCTACGACGTCGACTACTTGATCAACGCTTTCGGGGTGGGCTACGAGACCGTCGCTTCGCGACTTTCTACTCTGCAGCGCCCGAACCTACGTGGCGTGCCGTTTACCTTCGTGCGCGTCGACCGAGCCGGCAACATGTCCAAGCGGCAGTCGGCAACCGGCTTCCACTTCTCCACCTCGGGTGGCACCTGTCCCCTGTGGAGCATCTACGAATCGTTCAACCAACCCGGCGAGATAGTCCGCCAACACGCCCAAATGCCCGACGGGCGCACCTACCTTTGGATCGCGCGCACCGTGCGCCACCACCGCCGCAAGTTCCAGGACACTGAAAAGCTCTTCGCCATCGGACTTGGATGCGAGACGCGCCACGCCGATCGCACAATCTATTCCATCGGGCTGCCGCTTGATGATGCCGAACAAGCCACACCGATCGGCTCCGGTTGTCGCGTTTGCCCCCGCCAGCATTGCGCACAGCGCGCATTCCCGGCGATCCACCTCCCGCTTGAGATCGATCCGCACTCAACTGCCATCGCGCCGTACTAG
- a CDS encoding succinate dehydrogenase cytochrome b subunit encodes MTVQNADRDSIRHGKITEKPLRERPSFPTWAIKLTMAITGLLFALFVLGHMVGNLKLFMPATDGVPALDSYGEFLRTIGYPLFPREGFLWIIRIVLLVAIVLHFYGAFALHGRSKRSRGKFKRTNLMGGLQSSAARYMLVTGVILLLFIIFHLLDLTIGAGVASASFEAGAVHNNMLATFAPERWWVTLIYVIANLALFLHLTHGIYLAVSDLGWLGKRGHAIMVILAYWLPAIVVIGNIILPLSITFGLVS; translated from the coding sequence ATGACTGTACAAAACGCAGACCGTGACTCAATTCGTCACGGAAAAATCACTGAAAAGCCGCTGCGCGAGCGGCCATCTTTCCCAACCTGGGCAATCAAACTGACAATGGCCATTACCGGCCTGCTTTTCGCGCTTTTCGTCCTCGGCCACATGGTCGGTAACTTGAAGCTCTTCATGCCGGCAACTGATGGAGTGCCTGCACTGGACTCGTACGGTGAGTTCCTGCGCACCATCGGCTACCCACTGTTCCCACGTGAGGGATTCCTGTGGATCATCCGCATCGTGCTGCTGGTTGCAATCGTGCTTCACTTCTACGGCGCATTTGCGCTGCACGGTCGCTCCAAGCGCTCCCGCGGCAAGTTCAAGCGCACCAACCTCATGGGTGGTTTGCAGTCCTCTGCAGCTCGCTACATGCTGGTCACCGGCGTGATCTTGCTGCTGTTCATCATCTTCCACCTGCTGGACCTCACCATCGGTGCAGGCGTTGCATCCGCTTCCTTCGAGGCAGGCGCTGTACATAACAACATGCTCGCAACGTTCGCTCCTGAACGCTGGTGGGTCACCCTGATTTACGTCATCGCCAACTTGGCGCTGTTCCTGCACCTGACCCACGGCATTTACCTCGCGGTTTCTGACCTCGGCTGGTTGGGCAAGCGTGGACACGCCATCATGGTCATCTTGGCCTACTGGCTGCCAGCGATCGTCGTAATCGGCAACATCATCTTGCCGCTGTCCATTACTTTCGGTCTGGTTTCGTAG
- a CDS encoding fumarate reductase/succinate dehydrogenase flavoprotein subunit, producing MTITENAPRAEFNHPASIVDGVSAGTILENAEPKGVPTKDMWEYQKDHMELVSPLNRRKFTVLVVGTGLSGGAAAAALGELGYNVKAFTYHDAPRRAHSIAAQGGVNSARGKKVDNDGAYRHVKDTVKGGDYRCRESDCWRLAVESVRVIDHMNAIGAPFAREYGGALATRSFGGVQVSRTYYTRGQTGQQLQLSTASSLQRQIHLGNVEIFTHNDLVDVIVTEKDGNKRCEGIVTRNLIDGTLTAFTGHAVILATGGYGNVYHMSTLAKNSNASAIMRAYEQGAYFASPSFIQFHPTGLPVNATWQSKTILMSESLRNDGRIWSPKEKGDDRDPNTIPEEERDYFLERRYPAFGNLVPRDVASRAISQQINAGYGVGPLTNSAYLDFRDAIERLGEDTIRERYSNLFEMYQDAIGEDPYKTPMRIAPTCHFTMGGLWTDFNEMTSIDGLFAAGESSWTYHGANRLGANSLLSASVDGWFTLPFTIPNYLARHLGEDKLAEDSAEAQAALERAQARYDRIMNINGPEPHGPEYYHRQLGEILYKYCGVSRNIEGLQQGIREIRELREDFWTNVNVPGDTDYMNQVVENAQRVADYIDLGELMCVDALDRDESCGAHFRDDHLSEDGEAERDDDNWCFVSAWEPAGEGKFIRHAEPLYFESIPLMTRNYK from the coding sequence ATGACTATCACTGAAAACGCACCGCGCGCTGAGTTCAACCACCCAGCGTCGATCGTTGATGGCGTCTCTGCTGGCACCATCCTCGAAAATGCAGAACCAAAGGGCGTCCCAACCAAGGACATGTGGGAGTACCAGAAGGACCACATGGAGCTGGTCTCTCCTCTGAACCGCCGCAAGTTCACCGTCCTCGTTGTCGGTACCGGCCTGTCCGGTGGCGCAGCAGCTGCTGCTCTCGGCGAGCTTGGCTACAACGTCAAGGCGTTCACCTACCACGATGCACCACGTCGTGCTCACTCCATTGCTGCACAGGGTGGCGTGAACTCCGCTCGTGGCAAGAAGGTTGACAACGATGGCGCGTACCGCCACGTAAAGGACACCGTGAAGGGTGGCGACTACCGTTGCCGCGAGTCTGACTGCTGGCGCCTAGCGGTTGAATCCGTCCGCGTCATCGACCACATGAACGCAATCGGCGCTCCGTTCGCTCGCGAATACGGCGGCGCACTGGCTACCCGTTCCTTCGGCGGTGTGCAGGTCTCCCGTACCTACTACACCCGTGGACAAACGGGCCAGCAGCTGCAGCTGTCGACCGCATCGTCGCTGCAGCGCCAGATCCACCTGGGCAACGTTGAGATCTTCACCCACAACGACCTGGTTGATGTCATCGTGACCGAGAAGGACGGCAACAAGCGCTGCGAGGGCATCGTGACCCGTAACCTGATCGACGGCACGCTGACCGCTTTCACCGGCCACGCAGTCATCCTGGCAACCGGTGGTTACGGCAACGTCTACCACATGTCCACACTGGCAAAGAACTCGAACGCTTCCGCAATCATGCGCGCGTACGAGCAGGGTGCATACTTCGCATCCCCTTCGTTCATCCAGTTCCACCCAACGGGCCTGCCGGTCAACGCGACCTGGCAGTCGAAGACCATTCTGATGTCGGAGTCGCTGCGTAACGACGGCCGCATCTGGTCCCCGAAGGAAAAGGGCGACGATCGCGATCCGAACACCATTCCTGAGGAAGAGCGCGACTACTTCTTGGAGCGCCGTTACCCAGCATTCGGCAACCTGGTTCCACGTGACGTTGCGTCCCGTGCGATCTCCCAGCAAATCAACGCTGGCTACGGTGTGGGCCCACTGACCAACTCTGCATACCTGGACTTCCGCGACGCAATCGAGCGCCTCGGCGAGGACACCATCCGTGAGCGTTACTCCAACCTCTTCGAGATGTACCAGGACGCAATTGGCGAGGACCCATACAAGACTCCAATGCGTATTGCACCGACTTGCCACTTCACCATGGGTGGCCTGTGGACCGACTTCAACGAAATGACCTCGATTGATGGTCTGTTCGCAGCTGGTGAGAGCTCTTGGACCTACCACGGTGCAAACCGTCTGGGCGCTAACTCCCTCCTGTCGGCATCTGTTGACGGCTGGTTCACCCTGCCGTTCACCATCCCGAACTACCTTGCCCGCCACCTGGGTGAGGACAAGCTCGCGGAGGACTCCGCAGAAGCACAGGCGGCACTGGAGCGCGCACAGGCTCGTTACGACCGCATCATGAACATCAACGGTCCTGAACCACACGGCCCTGAGTACTACCACCGCCAGCTGGGCGAAATCCTGTACAAGTACTGCGGTGTTTCCCGAAACATCGAAGGCCTGCAGCAGGGTATCCGTGAGATCCGCGAACTGCGCGAAGATTTCTGGACCAACGTCAACGTCCCTGGCGACACCGACTACATGAACCAGGTTGTCGAAAACGCACAGCGCGTTGCTGACTACATTGACCTGGGCGAGCTGATGTGTGTTGACGCACTGGACCGCGACGAGTCCTGTGGCGCACACTTCCGCGACGACCACCTCTCCGAGGACGGCGAGGCAGAGCGTGACGACGACAACTGGTGCTTCGTCTCCGCGTGGGAGCCAGCAGGCGAAGGTAAGTTCATTCGCCACGCAGAGCCTCTGTACTTCGAATCGATCCCGCTGATGACAAGGAACTACAAGTAA
- a CDS encoding succinate dehydrogenase/fumarate reductase iron-sulfur subunit gives MKLTLEIWRQAGPETEGAFETVQVDDAVEQMSILELLDHVNAKYIEAGKEPFAFASDCREGICGTCGLTVNGRPHGAGKNTPACQQRLVNYSNGDKLKIEPFRSGAFPVIRDMVVDRSALDRVMQQGGYVSIMAGTAPDADTLHMNHDNAEKALDFAACIGCGACVAACPNGAAHLFTGAKINHLKLTPLGKEERGKRARQMVDELETNFGHCTLFGECADVCPAGIPLEAVGAINKERARAAFRGKDD, from the coding sequence ATGAAACTGACACTTGAGATCTGGCGTCAGGCCGGACCTGAAACTGAAGGCGCTTTCGAGACCGTTCAGGTTGACGATGCTGTTGAACAGATGTCGATCCTGGAGCTCCTCGATCACGTCAACGCAAAGTACATCGAAGCAGGCAAGGAGCCATTCGCATTCGCTTCTGACTGCCGCGAAGGCATCTGCGGCACCTGTGGCCTGACCGTGAACGGTCGCCCACACGGTGCAGGCAAGAACACTCCTGCTTGCCAGCAGCGTCTTGTGAACTACAGCAACGGCGACAAGCTGAAGATCGAGCCTTTCCGCTCCGGCGCATTCCCAGTGATTCGCGACATGGTCGTAGACCGTTCCGCACTGGATCGCGTGATGCAGCAGGGTGGCTACGTCTCCATCATGGCTGGTACTGCCCCAGACGCAGATACCCTGCACATGAACCACGACAACGCTGAGAAGGCACTCGACTTCGCTGCCTGCATCGGCTGTGGCGCTTGTGTTGCTGCATGCCCTAACGGTGCGGCTCACCTGTTCACCGGTGCAAAGATCAACCACCTCAAGCTCACCCCACTGGGCAAGGAAGAGCGTGGCAAGCGTGCACGCCAGATGGTTGATGAGCTCGAGACCAACTTTGGTCACTGCACCTTGTTCGGTGAGTGCGCTGACGTCTGCCCAGCAGGCATCCCACTCGAGGCTGTCGGTGCGATCAACAAAGAGCGCGCACGAGCAGCATTCCGGGGCAAGGACGATTAG
- a CDS encoding DUF445 domain-containing protein, protein MGRNTSADTDQAAGAQLPGMSPEKEAERRKALRRHQAMATSLLVIAAVVFIACSWWQSQGTAPAWIGYLRAAAEAGMVGGIADWFAVTALFRHPMRIPIPHTALVPRKKDQLGEALSGFVGDNFLNAELITEKVAQASIPEKVGEWMAQPDNAVVVSRKAGEFAAYALRSLDPKDAEEIINSQVISRLAEPTWGPLAGRALEGLIEDGKTEPLIDAVISWGREKLDGMETSIVSLVDERMPNWAPRFAKELVGDKVYRELVDFMADVDADNNHQARQALRKQLHQLAQDLQFDGVMISRVEALKSDVMGSAAVQGAASEIWASVSSSLIDASLDPDSTLRKRVEELAIYWGEKVQNDADVRDYLDKMILGTVSYLADNYAGSVSAIISETIERWDADEASEKIELMVGKDLQYIRVNGTVVGALAGLLIYTCNQLLFGV, encoded by the coding sequence ATGGGTAGAAACACCTCCGCCGATACAGATCAGGCTGCGGGCGCGCAGCTGCCGGGGATGAGTCCGGAGAAGGAAGCGGAACGTCGTAAGGCGCTGCGCCGGCACCAAGCCATGGCGACCAGCCTGCTGGTGATCGCGGCCGTGGTTTTCATCGCGTGCTCTTGGTGGCAATCGCAGGGCACAGCCCCGGCATGGATCGGATACCTCCGTGCGGCAGCAGAGGCGGGCATGGTCGGTGGCATCGCGGACTGGTTCGCAGTCACCGCACTATTCCGTCACCCGATGCGCATCCCGATCCCTCACACGGCACTGGTCCCGCGAAAGAAGGACCAGTTAGGCGAGGCTCTCTCGGGGTTCGTCGGCGACAACTTTCTTAACGCTGAGCTGATTACAGAAAAGGTCGCGCAAGCAAGCATCCCGGAGAAAGTGGGCGAGTGGATGGCCCAACCCGACAACGCCGTGGTTGTCTCCCGCAAGGCCGGCGAGTTTGCCGCGTATGCCCTGCGCTCGCTGGATCCGAAGGATGCGGAAGAGATCATCAACTCTCAAGTGATCTCGCGCCTCGCTGAACCAACGTGGGGTCCGCTCGCGGGCCGCGCGCTCGAAGGTCTCATCGAAGATGGGAAAACGGAGCCACTCATCGATGCTGTGATCAGCTGGGGGCGGGAGAAACTCGACGGCATGGAAACATCCATCGTTTCGCTTGTCGACGAGCGCATGCCCAACTGGGCTCCGCGCTTTGCCAAGGAGCTGGTCGGAGACAAGGTCTACCGCGAGCTTGTCGATTTCATGGCCGATGTCGACGCGGATAACAATCACCAGGCGCGCCAAGCGCTGCGGAAGCAACTGCATCAGTTAGCGCAGGATCTTCAATTCGATGGCGTGATGATTAGCCGTGTGGAGGCGTTGAAATCAGACGTCATGGGTTCGGCCGCAGTCCAAGGCGCTGCCTCAGAGATTTGGGCGAGCGTGTCGTCGTCGCTCATTGATGCCTCGCTGGATCCTGACTCCACTTTGCGCAAGCGTGTTGAAGAGCTTGCGATCTACTGGGGTGAAAAGGTGCAGAATGATGCCGACGTCCGCGACTACCTAGACAAGATGATCCTAGGCACCGTGAGCTACTTGGCCGACAACTACGCGGGCAGTGTATCGGCAATTATTTCAGAGACTATTGAGCGCTGGGATGCCGACGAGGCCAGCGAGAAGATCGAGCTCATGGTGGGTAAAGACCTCCAGTACATTCGCGTGAACGGTACCGTGGTCGGTGCACTTGCAGGTTTACTTATTTATACTTGTAACCAGCTGCTCTTTGGCGTTTAG